The DNA segment AAAGACCGCAAGTGGGAGAAACGCGGACAGGACCGTTCACCACACCGTCCCCGCCAGGCGCCGATGGTCGATTCCCGTCGATACACGCCGACTTCTGTGCAGACATTCGTGTCGGCGCCCCGGGTTCCCGACACTCGGCATGTGCTGACAACCGAGCGTGAGGACGGCGAGCTGACCATGGACAGCGACGGGTGGAGAGACCGTCCACTCCCCCAGGGCAGCAGGGGAGCACCACCCGGTGTGGGCGGCAGAGGGACCGCCCAGCCGTACGAGGGCGTGTGGCGCTTCACCGCCCCGTCCGTCGACGCCTCGGTGCCCCAGGCCAGGCACGCGGTGCGGGACCTGCTGGCCCGGCAGGGCGTCCCGGCCTGCGACGAGGTGCTGCACGGACTGCTGCTGATCGTCTCCGAGCTGGTCACCAACGCCGTGCGCCATGCGGCGCTGCTCTCACCGATACTGGCCGTCGAGGTCGGCGTGGGCTCCGAGTGGGTCCGGGTGTCCGTGGAGGACAACCACCCCTACCGGCCCACCGCGCTGGTGGCCGACCACGGTCAGACCGGCGGGCGCGGGCTGCTGCTGGTCCGCGAGATCGCCCGGGAGGCCGGAGGCGTCTGCGATGTCGCCCAGACCGCGAACGGCGGAAAGATCATCTGGGCCGCCCTGCCGCTGAGCCCTCCGCTGGACGGCCGCGGCCAGGGGCGCCGGCGCGCCGTCGGAGGGCCGGTTCACCAGCCGCCGGTGGGCCCGGTCAGCTCCTTGATCGCGGGCCGCGCGGCCTCCAGCACGGTCATGAACCAGGCGGAGAACTGGTCCTGAGCATGCCGCTCGGCCAGCTCCTGCGCGGTCACGAAGGCCGTCGCGCCGATCTCGTCGGGGTCCGGCCGCAGGGGCCGGCGGACCAGGCCCACGAAGAGGTGGTTGAACTCCTGCTCGACCAGACCCGAGGCCGGGTCCGGGTGGTTGTACCGCACCGTGCCGGCCTCGCCGAGCAGCGAGGGCGAGACACCCAGCTCCTCGTGGGAACGGCGGGCGGCCGCGGCGAAGGGTGACTCGCCGGGGTACGGGTGGCCGCAGCAGGAGTTCGACCAGACGCCGGGGGAGTGGTACTTGCCGAGGGCCCGCTGCTGGAGCAGCATCCGGCCGTCGGAGTCGAACAGGAACACGGAGAAGGCGCGGTGCAGCCGGCCCGGCGGCTGGTGGGCGGCGAGCTTCTCCGCTGTGCCGATCGTGGTGCCGTCCTCGTCGACCAGCTCGAGCAGGATCGCGTCAGCGGAACCCTCCGGTGCACGGTGGTCCGCGGTGGCAGGTGTGATCGCCATACCCATCCTTCGCCTCGTCATCGAACCTCAAGTCTGCCGTACGGTGCCGACACTCCCGGTACCGGCCGGGCCCCCGCATGTCCCGTCCCGCACGGGCGGGCCCGCCGGGCGTGCCGGAGACCTGAACATGCCCCCGCACC comes from the Streptomyces sp. TS71-3 genome and includes:
- the idi gene encoding isopentenyl-diphosphate Delta-isomerase codes for the protein MAITPATADHRAPEGSADAILLELVDEDGTTIGTAEKLAAHQPPGRLHRAFSVFLFDSDGRMLLQQRALGKYHSPGVWSNSCCGHPYPGESPFAAAARRSHEELGVSPSLLGEAGTVRYNHPDPASGLVEQEFNHLFVGLVRRPLRPDPDEIGATAFVTAQELAERHAQDQFSAWFMTVLEAARPAIKELTGPTGGW